A genomic stretch from Hydrogenimonas urashimensis includes:
- a CDS encoding YeiH family protein: MAFSRENIRYTLNGILFVALFSIAAIQISEVEFIKKLAISPLIIGILIGMFYANTLRNHLPEEWVAGIVFSAKQLLRLAIIFYGFRITFQQIADVGMAGLTVSTVMLTSTIVLGSWVGMKFFKLDRDTAILTASGSSVCGAAAVLATEPVLKAEPYKSAIAVGTVVLFGTIAMFLYPIMFRSGILGMDMGTYGIYVGGTVHEVAQVVAAGGAVGPEASDTAVIVKMTRVMMIAPMLILLGLWISAKARKEGSEAGGVKLVIPWFAVWFVVMSGVNSLNIIPATIVSGINQVDTFMLTMAMTALGMETNAAKFKQAGIKPILLALVMFAWLIVVGYFVTKAAVAIF, encoded by the coding sequence TATACTCTCAACGGAATTCTTTTCGTCGCCCTCTTTTCCATCGCGGCGATTCAGATTTCCGAAGTCGAATTTATCAAAAAGCTGGCGATCAGTCCGTTGATCATCGGTATTCTGATCGGTATGTTCTACGCCAACACACTGCGCAACCACCTGCCGGAAGAGTGGGTGGCAGGTATCGTCTTTTCCGCCAAGCAACTGCTGCGTTTGGCGATCATTTTCTACGGGTTCCGCATTACGTTCCAGCAGATTGCCGATGTCGGCATGGCGGGCCTGACCGTTTCGACGGTCATGCTGACTTCCACCATTGTGCTTGGCTCCTGGGTTGGCATGAAGTTTTTCAAACTCGATCGCGATACGGCCATTTTGACCGCTTCGGGCAGCTCTGTCTGCGGTGCGGCGGCGGTATTGGCCACAGAGCCAGTGCTCAAAGCCGAACCCTACAAAAGCGCCATTGCCGTGGGTACCGTCGTTCTTTTCGGTACGATCGCCATGTTCCTCTACCCGATCATGTTCCGCTCGGGCATTCTGGGAATGGATATGGGCACCTACGGCATCTACGTGGGCGGGACGGTGCATGAAGTGGCCCAGGTCGTTGCCGCCGGCGGTGCCGTGGGACCGGAAGCCTCCGATACCGCGGTCATTGTCAAAATGACCCGTGTCATGATGATCGCTCCGATGCTGATTCTCCTTGGCCTCTGGATCTCCGCCAAAGCACGAAAAGAAGGCAGCGAAGCGGGCGGTGTGAAACTGGTGATCCCCTGGTTCGCCGTCTGGTTCGTCGTCATGAGCGGCGTCAACTCTCTCAACATCATTCCTGCGACCATCGTTTCGGGCATCAACCAGGTCGACACCTTCATGCTGACGATGGCGATGACAGCGCTGGGCATGGAGACCAACGCCGCCAAGTTCAAACAGGCAGGCATCAAGCCGATTCTACTGGCACTGGTCATGTTCGCGTGGCTTATCGTCGTCGGCTACTTCGTCACCAAAGCGGCGGTCGCCATCTTCTAA